The Carassius gibelio isolate Cgi1373 ecotype wild population from Czech Republic chromosome B18, carGib1.2-hapl.c, whole genome shotgun sequence sequence CTTAAATGCTTCTCTTCCAACTCTCCCTCTCAACCTCTAATTTGGTGGATGTAGCAGGTTAAGCAGATCAATAAAGGATTAAATGCTGCACTCAACATAACATATGCAAGCACACTGATTCCTGAGCTTTGAACGAGGCACGTCAAACTACTATAAATGAACATAGCTCATGTTTCAAATAACATTTCATCATTAGGCACTGCATCAGGAAACAAGGCTGATGAgtttgtgtgtgcatctatgtgtgtgtgtgaacaagccCATCAAATACCTATTCAGAATTAGGATGTCACCACATTACTGTAGCCAGAAATTTCACCATGTGACAGCTCATTGCAGTATAATTCACTGTATCAGTGAAATCAATTTTTCTGAGACAGAAAAGCAAAGTATTGGCTGCTTCTGTGGTTGTCAGAatttaataattaagtaaatgtcCTGAGgttgaaaaaaagacaaaagttaGGAGTTTAGTTTAGAGAAATACAaaccaaatgttttctttttattgttttaacctCTGTAGACTCCTCATAAAAATAGTGCTGCTCAAAATAAGGACAAAGAAAATTGCTGTTGGAACGATCGCAATAAAGGAAAGCCCATAATTCACACATTCATTTGAATCCTTTTATGAATAAAGAAACTGTGAAACCATGTTAATGTGAACCTGCAGCAATCCATCCAGTCACTGCAACCTTCTTGTGAGTCTTGCAAACTAACATCCAGGTGAGCCCTTGCACTACTAATCTGAAGCAACTGTTGTAATGCGTTTACTAAATTAGCCCTAAAAGCCACTCAAATCATAATTAACGCAGTACAGGATCTGAAAGGAACAGGAAAAAGCAATCAATATCCAACTCCTGAAACTGGATGGATAGTCTGGATAGTCAATCCGATTTCTCAAAAACAAGAGGAACATCAGAGTAATAGTCAGAAGGTTAAACTCAAAAAGCAAGCAGGATGTCTGTTCTGGAAACGTACTGTTAAACGCTTGGTGCAAAACTATGGCGCAGCCCAAAAAAACATTTGGCTGAGAACTGCAGAACAGCAGACTCTGTAAATCCAGCTGCTTTCATTCTCTCTTGGTGTCCTTCCTGGGTTTTGCAATGTTTTGTCTCCTATCTCTTAAGCCAGTCTCTTTTATTGCAAGTATAACATTTGGCACAATACAAATTCTTGGTGCTTTTAGAAGATAAGCCTTTAAAGATCAATCAGTGGACAGTTACTTAGAAAGTTCTCTGTATAAATGGGACTTGACTGCATCATATACAGCATGGTCTAAAAATCACAGTTTGCTCCTTTTCAAACAAATCTGTCTTCGTTTGCAATGTCGTATCAGCATCGTCACATTTTCCCATCTTAAATAGGAGTTACAAGTTAGAAAAtagtaaattcatttttatataatctGTTTCCTGTATCATCCCATAGTggattgatttatatatttatattaatatatttatgtataagcATGTACAAGAAAACCAGTCTCATTTTTGCACTGCGTACAAAAGTATTTGCTGTCTTTTTCTGTTGGGCATTCTATTGCATGTTTTTATGATGAACAGAATAAAAGACAGAGCAGGAGAAGGCGGTAGGCATGTTATATCTGTGTTTCCTGTACCTTCTCCTTTGTGTGAGTTTTGATCGGGTAGGGTTCAGGGATAGTGCTGATGGTTGTTTTGCGAGGATCGAGCAGGGTGTTATTCTCTTCCCAGGGAGCAGAGTGTGCTGATCTGTAGGAGCTGTGTTTGTAGGTGCTGTTGTGATCTCTCAGGCTAACTAACATCATTCCACTTTCACCTGGTATACATGTCATTCTATGGGTGGTAGGAGCATCGTCTTTGATCTGAAAGGCCTCTATAGTCCCAACCGTGCTCCTTTGCTGGTGCCGTTTACGTAGCTTATAGAAAGCTATGAGCATAACAGCAGCAAGCAGGGTGACTGCCACGAAGCACCCAATGATAATCTTAGTTGTCTTCATGACCTCATCAAGACTGGCAGGTGGGCTTGTTGTTCCGCGTACAGTCGGCACAGAGACCTGTCGAGGTGTCTGAAGTAAAACGGTCGGCGTAGAGATAAAAACTGGCTGAAAGACGGAGGGGGAGGCGGTTACCGTCTTTGGCTTGATCACTTCCTGTGAGGTGGGCTCCACTTCCTCCACTGTCACCGTGGTGAAGTAACTCAGGTTAGAAGTGTTGAGCTCAGCTGCAGTCACATTCAGGTAGGCTGAAGCATTGGAGTTGCCAGCCATGTTGGTGACCATGCAGGTGTACACACCTGTGTCTGCTGGCAGCACATTGGAGAAGTTTAACGTCCCGTCATTAAGCACTGATATCCGTGGGTGATTAGAGCCATGGGTCAAAACTGTTCCATTAGGCAGGAGCCACCTAACTGACGACATGGGGGCTGTGCGACATTTCAGCTCAGCTACACGTTCAGCGGAGATGTTAAGATCCCTTGGGGCATCCAGGATTACAGGTGCTGAACACTGGAAAGTGCTCTGGTCCACCTCCACCAGGTAGCGTCCACGCAGGTAAGCAGGAGTGTGGCAGCGTCCACAACAGGTGGAATTAGTGGGAATGTACTCCCTCAGCCACCAGGCCAGCCACACGACATCACAGTTACAATGCCAGGGGTTGTGGTGCAAATGGAGTTCCACAAGGTAACTCAAGGGTGCGAAAAGGTCATGGGGCAAAGAGCTAAGGTTATTATGAGCCAGGTTGAGCTCAACCAaggctgtgacatcatcaaacGCATTTCTCTCTATGGTGGTGATCCGAGAGTTCATAATCCACAGCTTTTTCAGGGATTTCAAACCCCTGAAGGACCCAGGTTTTATCTCTGGGAAATAGTTTTCAGACATCTCTAGCTCCTCCAGCCCTACCAAAGGGGTCAGGGCTGGCATCTCCCGCAGGTTACACATTCCAAGGTTTAAGTATTTCAAGTTGTATAATCCCTCAAAAGCACCCTCAGAAATATACTCCAGCTTCTTTGACTCTCCCAGATCTAGACGCATTAGAGAGGGAACACGGTTGAATGCGTAGGAAGGTATGCTTTCAATAGGGTTGTTCCTGAGCCATAATTCCCGCAGTTTAGACAAGTACTCAAAAGCACCACTTGGGATCACTGTCAATCGGTTGTCGAACAGCTCCAGTGTGGTGAGACTGTTGAGGCCACTGAAGGCCCCCACTTCGATCTGCCGAATAGAGTTCCTTCCCAGTTGTAGCACCTCCAGGTGATGGAGGTGTTGAAAGGTGCCAGCTTCAATTGTCTCTATGCTGTTCTCCATCAGGTTTAAATGCCTAGTGGTGGCAGGAATGCCTGGGGGCACTCGAACCAGGCTACGCCTGGTGCACACCACCTTAACGAACTGGTTACCACAGGAGCAAACACCAGGGCACGTCAGTGGTCCGGAGGGGGCGGCGCGCACACTCCACGATTGCACCATGAGGTAGACTGCACAGAGCAGGGCTGCGTTGCAGGCACGGTGCACAGTTACCTGCCACAAGAGACTCATGATGTGCAGCGTTCATAATTCAACATCGCGTGTGGATTTGGCTGGGGTACGGAGAACAGTGGCCCTACCCTGGTTTGAGCAAGACTCTGCATCTGTTTGCCATTGACAGTGCAGGATGGTTCTGCTttaaacacagagagagaaagagagggacagacggggGCAGAAAAATATGAGTGAAGAAGGGAAAAAGGAGACCTATAGAATACATATGTTGAAATAGAATGCACCTACCTCATTAGCTCGGAGTTGTCCTTAGAATAATCCTTTATTTTGAAGCAAAACCCCAGCACTGTTCAGGCATGTTTCCCACTAAGATCACTGCACAGCATTTTCAGCTTTTTCTTTCATAAAAGTAATCTGGATCGTGAACTGATTTGCCAAAATGGCCCCTATTAATTCCAGTGAGAAGTGGCATTCAGTTAAACTGGTTCAAGAGGTAAGGCCCAGTTAGCTAAGCAGGTGCACGGATCCAGTCAGCTTGGAAAAGATCTCCTCTCAGTTCCCCCATTAAGTGTCCTTGGAAGGCGATGCTGAATAGCACTGAACAATTTTCACAAGACTCCATTGCCGAAGTACATGCACATTAAgctaagaaaaaatataaaaagagaaaaaggagaaaacagaagaggggaaaaaaaatcccACAGTCTTTTCAGATTCGTCTTTCTCCTAAACtaagccgtttttttttttcctttttttttagtttgccaTCATCCACCCCCCACTACACTTGTTCAGCTGATTAGCCGTGCGTTGATGAATCCAAAAAGGCTAACAGACATACACTGCGGTCATTCCGTCTTGCTTTTTTAACTCAGTCCTCGCTCCTGTCTATCGCTGAAGCAGCTGCGGACTGCCGCGTACACAGTTAGCAATAATCCATCAATTTCTCCAGAGGGGGGCTCGGGGGTGGTGTTGCGGGAGCAGAAGGGGGGAGGTGGGAAAGAGGACGGGGggagcagcagcaacagcagcgcAGCAGTGGTGAAGCTCTCTCCCTATCCGCTGATCGTTTGCTTCTCGTGcgttctctctcactctttctctgtcTGGCTTCCTCTCTTTCCTTCTTCTCAGTGTCAGAAAAAAAATTGATTGATGCAGCCGTGTGACGTGTGGATAATTTCAGAGAGATACCTTGCAGAGGATTCCGTAGTTTGCCCTCCCTCCCCCCATTGTGGATCCTGCGGTATTCCTTTATTTTTCCTTGTCTTGAGGTAGTAAGTTGTGGCAGTTCGCCTGCTCTGTCCGTGAGGCTGCGGGTTGGCAACAACTCTGCAGTGGGAGGTGGGCAGCAGAAAAGCActcgagggagagagagagagacgcacaaACACGCTCGCGCACACGCGTGGCAGAGAAGACCATCAACGGCAAGAGTAGCAAGCGGTCCTTACCTCCAGTGCTCACCCTCTTCTCTATATTTCTCTCTGTGTGACTGGGTTGCAGGCGGCAGagtctttctcctccttttgtCCTTCAGTGGAAACGTGAATGTACTGCTGACGCATCCCGCTCAGAGCAGTGCATTGGTTTGATGCAGTGTTCTTGTGTATTAACACATTCTCCCCCTCCTCGCCTAGTGTActgcctctctctctcagacGCTCACACACCAATACACTCTCTAAGTCTTCCTGGTTCACTTTTCAATCTTTTTTCCTTCTCATTCTTTGACTCTTTTTGTCTCTACTTACATCCTTTCTTTCTATCCtcattattttttctccttcacCTCTTTCCAAACTTTCCTCTTATACTGTCTTATAGATACTCTTCCAATTCTTTTCTCACATTTTCCTTGTTAATCTCTTTTGCTCTCATTTTTCCTAT is a genomic window containing:
- the LOC127977690 gene encoding leucine-rich repeat-containing protein 4-like, giving the protein MSLLWQVTVHRACNAALLCAVYLMVQSWSVRAAPSGPLTCPGVCSCGNQFVKVVCTRRSLVRVPPGIPATTRHLNLMENSIETIEAGTFQHLHHLEVLQLGRNSIRQIEVGAFSGLNSLTTLELFDNRLTVIPSGAFEYLSKLRELWLRNNPIESIPSYAFNRVPSLMRLDLGESKKLEYISEGAFEGLYNLKYLNLGMCNLREMPALTPLVGLEELEMSENYFPEIKPGSFRGLKSLKKLWIMNSRITTIERNAFDDVTALVELNLAHNNLSSLPHDLFAPLSYLVELHLHHNPWHCNCDVVWLAWWLREYIPTNSTCCGRCHTPAYLRGRYLVEVDQSTFQCSAPVILDAPRDLNISAERVAELKCRTAPMSSVRWLLPNGTVLTHGSNHPRISVLNDGTLNFSNVLPADTGVYTCMVTNMAGNSNASAYLNVTAAELNTSNLSYFTTVTVEEVEPTSQEVIKPKTVTASPSVFQPVFISTPTVLLQTPRQVSVPTVRGTTSPPASLDEVMKTTKIIIGCFVAVTLLAAVMLIAFYKLRKRHQQRSTVGTIEAFQIKDDAPTTHRMTCIPGESGMMLVSLRDHNSTYKHSSYRSAHSAPWEENNTLLDPRKTTISTIPEPYPIKTHTKEKVQETQI